The genomic region GCGCGCCGGGCGAACCTGAGCCTTCGCAAGCTCATGACGAAGGAGAACAACTACTTCGCCGACCTCGAGATCCAGGCCCGCGAACTGCTCGCGGCGGTCGGTCACAGCGGCGGACCGCTGACGCAGCGGACGGCATCCGATATCGCCGCTCATCTGGGGTTCACGATCCACTACGTCCCCGACGTACCGCTCACGACCCGCAGCGTGCTGGACCTGAAGAACGGCCGGCTGTACCTGTCGAGCAGCATGACGAGCAAGCGCGATGCGCGCGCCGCCGTGCTGCAGTCCCTCGCCAGCCGCATCCTGGGGCACTCCGAGCCCACCAGCTACGCCGACTTCCTGCGCCAGCGCGTCGAGATCAACTACCTCACGGGGGCGCTTCTGATCCCCGAGGACGACGTCGTGCCGATGCTGCGCGAGGCCAAGTCGCGCAGGGCGCTGTCGATCGAGGACCTGCGCGACGCGTACTCGGCGTCGTACGAGTCGGCGGCGCACCGTTTCACGAACCTGGCGACGGTGCACCTGGACCTGCCGGTGCACTTCCTCAAGGTGCACGAGTCGGGCACCATCACGAAGGCGTACGAGAACGACGACGTGAACTTCCCCACCGACCGGTTCGGCTCGATCGAGGGGCAGATGTGCTGCCGGAAGTGGACGAGCCGCGTCGTCTTCGACATCCCCGACCGCTTCAACCCCTACTTCCAGTACACGGACACCGGCAATGGCACCTACTGGTGCACCGCGCGCGTCGAGCCGTCGAGCGAGGGGTTCCACTCGGTGAGCGTGGGCGTGCGATTCGACGACACCAAGTGGTTCATCGGCCGCGAGACGACCAACCGCGGCGTGTCACGCCACTCCGTCGAGGTGTGCTGCCGCCGCGCCCCCGCGGAGCTGGAGTCGCAGTGGCGTGAGAACTCCTGGCCCAACGTGCGGACGCCGCGCACGCTGCTGGCCACGCTGCCCACCGGCGCCTTCCCCGGCGTCGACACGACCGACGTCTACGAGTTCCTGGACTCCCACGCCCCGCAGGCGTGACGCACGCCCGCGGGGCGGCATCCGCTCCCCTCGTCGCGCGCCGAGACCACCTGCCGTTGCCGAGACCACCTGCGGATGCCGTTCAGGGCGTGTGAGCTCGGCAACGGCGTGTGCTCTGGACGCCGCGTGCCGCGGGCGGACCGCTCAGCGGTCGGCGATCCGGTCCGCCACTGATGCCGGCCACGCGGTGCGGGCGGACGAGCGCGCCGACTCGATGCGGTCGGCGACGCCGTAGGCGGCGTAGATCGCGTTGACCGCGATCCAGCGCAGGGGCTCGATCTCCCACTTCTTCGCCCGCTGACCCACCCAGGGCAGATGCACGAGGTCCGTGTCGCGGCCGAGCACCAGGTCGGCGAGGGTGCGACCGGCGAGATTCGTCGCTGTCACGCCCGTCCCGACGTAGCCGCCGGCCCAGCCGAGGCCCGTCGCGCGGTCATGCCCGACCGTCGCCGCCCAGTCGCGCGGCACGCCGAGCACCCCGGCCCACGCGTGCGCGATGGGAGTGTCCGCGGCCCGCGGGAAGAAGTCCCGCAGCAGGCGGGTCAGCGAGGTGATCGTGCGCTTCTGCGTCGAGCCGTCGGTGTCGACGTGCGATCCGTAGCGGTACGGCACGCCCCGCCCGCCGAACGCGATGCGGTCGTCGGCGGTGCGCTGGGCGTACATGTAGACGTGGGCGAAGTCGCCGAGGGTCTCGCGACCCTCCCAGCCGACGGCGTCCCAGAAGGATGCCGGGAGCGGCTCGGTGACGATCATCGACGAGTTCATCGGCAGCCACGTGCGGTGCTCGCCGCGCAGGTCAGCGGTGAACCCCTCGGTCGCGCGGATGACGTGGGATGCCGTGACGCTGCCGTGCTCGGTCGTCGCCCGTCCGGGGGCGATCTCGGTGACCCGCGTGCCCTCGTGGATCGTGACACCGAGCCGCTCGACGACGGCGGCGAGTCCGCGGGCGAGTTTGGCCGGGTGCACGCGTGCGCAGTGCGGGTGCCAGATGCCGCCGAGCACGCCGTCGACGCCGATGCGGGCCGCGGCGGATCCGGCATCCAGGAGCTGGACGTCGGTGTGGGCCCACGTCTGCTCGTCGCGCGCCGTCGCGCGCAGGCGTGCCAGACCTGCGGGCGTGCGGGCGATCTCGAACTCGCCGCCCTTGGCGATGTCGGCGTCGATGCCCTCGCGCGCGGCGACGGCGATCACCTCGTCGACGGCGTTGTTGAGCGCATGCTGCTGCGCGTTCGCGGCATCGCGGCCGTGCGCGGCGGCGTAGCGCTCGCGCCCGCCGGTGACGGTGTTCGTCAGCCATCCGCCGTTGCGGCCGGATGCTCCGAAGCCGGCGAACCGCTGCTCGAGGACCGTGACCCGCAGGTCGGGCTGGAGGGTCTTGAGGTAGTACGCCGTCCAGAGGCCCGTGTATCCGGCGCCGACGATGGCGACGTCGGTGTCGAGGTCGCCGGCGAGCGGCGCGCGCGGGGCGGGGACGCCGCCGAGGTCGCGCCACCACCACGAGACGTCTCCGTTGGGCACAGCGGGTGTCTGCATCCGCCCATCCTCCCGCGCCGCGCCGGAGAGGCCGGCCCCGGGCGGGCGCCGATCCGTCTGGATTGCGGAGCGCGGCCGGACAGTCGACTCACCCGAGGGCGCGCAGCGCCGCCCACAGCTCGGCGCGCGCGGCGAACGACGACAGATCGCGACCGAGCAGGCGCTCGACCAGCCCCAGGCGCGTCCGCACGGTGTGGCGGTGAACGCCCAGGGCGCGGGCCGTCGCCTCATGGGAGCAGTCGTGGTCGAGCCACGCCGCGAGCGTGTCCGTGAGCTGCGAGCCGCTGTCGTGATCGTGGTCGGTGAGAGGCCGCAGCTCGGCCTGGGCGAGCGCGCGCGCGGACTCCGGCAGCGCCGACAGCACGCCCGTCGCCGCGACGTCGGCGAAGACCGTCACGGCCTCGGTGCCGCGGTCGCGGGCGATTCGGGCCTGGTCGACCGCGGCGGCGAACTCCTCGTAGGCGGCGGGATCGCTGACGCCCATCCGGATGCCGAAGCGATCGGCGACCTCGTCCAGCACGCCCCGCGAGGACGGCGGCACCGCGATGGCGAGGCCGTCGTCGGCGCGCCCGAAGAACAGCGCGCCGTGCGCTTCATCTGCGCGCAGCTCGAGCAGTTCGGCGAGCCCGTCGTGGTGGGCGCCCCGGGCCTCGGTCAGGGCGACCGACACCGGTTCGGGCGGCAGCGGCCCCCACACGTCCCGCGCGATGCGGGCCGCGAGCGACGCGTCGCCGGCCAGCAGCGACTGCACCAGTCCGGCGCGGAGCGCGCCCCACGCGCGCGAGAGGCCCTGCTGCTGTTCGAGCGCGAGGCCCGCCATCGCGATGACCGCCGTGACGACACCGCGCTCCTCGCGGTCGAGCTCGCCGCTCGCGATGGCGATGACGCCGCGCAGCCGTCCCCCGCGCCCGAGTGTCTGCAGCGTGAACGGGCGGCCCCCGATCTGGATGGCCGACCCCGCCCGCACACCGCGGCGCAGCACGGCCCGGACCTCGCGGTGTACGGCGTCGGCCGCGGCTTCGTCCAGGCCCGCGATCGGATGCTGGCGGCTCAGCTCTCCCGCGGCGTCGAAGAGCCCCACCCAGGCGTCGAGCTGACGCGACAGCTCCGACAGCGTCGCGCCCAGTCCGTCGGGGCGCAGGGCCGCGAGCGAGATGGCGCGCTGTGCGGCCAGTGCCCAGTTGCGGCGGGCGAACGCCTCGGCGGCGATCGCCTCGGCGTTCGCGCGGGCGACCGCGATGAACGGGGTGCGGTACGGCACCTCGAACAGCACGAGGCCCGCCTCTGCGCACGCCGCCGCGAGGGCGGGAGGGATGCCGGTGCGCGCCACCTCGGTGCCGAAGCCGAGCCCCGCGATGTCGCGGTCGGCGAGGCGGCGGACGTACGCCCGGTACGGCTCGGCGTCGTCGCCGCTGCGGGGGAATTGCGTGCCCGTCGTCAGGAGGACGAGCCCCTCGGACAGGAAGGGCGTGGGATCCTCGAGGTCCGAGCTGTGCACCCAGCGCACGGGACGGTCCAGCGCCGCGGCGTCGGCGTCGCCCTCGAGCCGAAGGTGCAGATCGGCCCGCGTCAGCAGTGCTCGCAGCGTCGGTGCGTCTGCGTCGACGGCCATCATTCCTCCGGGTGTACGGCGTGTACAAGACGGTATTGCGAATGTACAGGACGGCGGATGCCGACGGCGCTCGCGGCTCGTACGCTCGCCGCATGACGACGGTCGACACCTCCATCACTGTGCCCGTGGGCGGGCCCTCCCTGCCGCAGGAGCGGCGTCTGGTCACGGCGATCCCGGGCCCGCGTTCGCAGGAGCTGCTCGAGCGCAAGTCCGCCGCCGTCCCGGCCGGTGTCGGTCACACCGCCCCCATCGCCGCGGTCGCCGCCGGCGGTGGTGTCGTCGTGGACGCCGACGGCAACTCGCTCATCGACCTCGGCTCGGGAATCGCCGTCACCAGCGTCGGCAACGCCGACCCGAAGATCGTCGCGGCCGTCCAGGCGCAGGTCGCCCAGTTCACCCACACGTGCTTCATGGTCTCGCCGTACGAGTCCTACGTCGCCGTCGCCGAGGCGCTGAACCGCATCACGCCCGGCGACTTCGCCAAGAAGACGGCGCTGTTCAACTCCGGCGCCGAGGCCGTCGAGAACGCCGTCAAGATCGCGCGCAAGCACACCGGCCGCCAGGCCGTCGTCGCCTTCGACCACGGCTACCACGGCCGCACGAACCTCACCATGGCGCTCACGGCCAAGTCGATGCCGTACAAGAGCGGATTCGGTCCGTTCGCTCCGGAGGTCCACCGGGTGCCGACCTCGTACCCCTACCGCGACGGGCTGAGCGGGCCCGAGGCCGCAGAGCGCGCCATCTCGCTCATCGAGAAGCAGGTCGGCGCCGACAACCTCGCCGCCATGATCATCGAGCCGATCCAGGGCGAGGGCGGCTTCATCGTCCCCGCCGACGGATTCCTTCCCGCCCTCGTGGAGTGGTGCCGGGCCAATGGCGTCGTCTTCATCGCCGACGAGGTGCAGACCGGGTTCGCCCGCACCGGCGCGATGTTCGCCAGCGAGCTGTTCGGCATCGAGCCCGACCTCATCACGACCGCGAAGGGCATCGCCGGAGGCCTGCCGCTCGCGGCGGTGACCGGACGCGCCGAGATCATGGACGCCTCGCACACCGGCGGCCTCGGCGGCACGTACGGCGGCAACCCGATCGCGTGCGCGGCGGCGCTCGCCGCGATCGACGCATTCGAGCACGACGGCCTCATCGAGCGCGCCCAGCACATCGGCGCGCGGCTCACGGCCCGGCTCGAGGACATGAAGGCGTCCGATCCCCGAATCGGCGACGTGCGCGGCCGCGGGGCGATGGTCGCCGCCGAGTTCGTCGACCCCGCCACGGGCAAGCCCGACGCCGCCCTGACCGCGGCCGTCGCCAAGGCGTGCATCGCACAGGGCGTGATCATCCTGACCTGCGGCACGTACGGCAACGTGATCCGCTTCCTGCCGCCGCTGTCCATCAGCGACGAGCTGCTCGACGAGGCGCTCGACGTGCTGATGGCGGCGCTGGCCGCATCCTGACGCAGACTAGACCCACCCACCCGATACGGAAGAGATACGCGAATGACTGACTACGCCGTCGTCAACCCCGCCACGGGGGAGACCCTGGCCACCTACCCGACGATCACCGACGAGGGCCTGCAGGCGGCGATCGCCCGCTCCGATGCCGCGTACCGCTCGTGGCGCGACGTGCCGGTGGCCGAGCGGGCCGCGAAGATCCGCCGCGTCGCCGAGCTGCACCGCGAGCGCAAGGACGAGCTCGCCGCCATCATCGTGCGCGAGATGGGCAAGCCCCTGTCGCACGCCGAGGGCGAGGTCGACTTCGCCGCCGACATCACCGAGTTCTACGCCGACAACGCCGAGAAGATCACCGGAGACCAGCCGCTGGACATCCTCGGCGAAGGCACCGCCGTCGTCCGCCGTTCGCCGCTGGGCGTCCTGCTGGGCATCATGCCGTGGAACTTCCCGTACTACCAGGTCGCCCGGTTCGCGGCGCCGAACATCGTCGTCGGCAACACCATCCTGCTCAAGCACGCGCCGCAGTGCCCCGAGTCGGCCGCGGCCCTCGAGGACATGTACCGCGAGGCAGGCCTCGAGGACGTCTACATCAACATCTACGCGACCAACGACCAGGCCGCGACCGTCGTCGCCGACCCGCGCGTGCAGGGCGTCTCGGTCACCGGCTCTGAGCGTGCGGGCTCCGCCGTCGCGGCGCTCGCCGGCGCGAACCTCAAGAAGGTCGCGCTCGAGCTCGGCGGCTCGGACCCGTTCATCGTCCTGTCCACCGACGACCTCGACACCGTCGTCGCCAACGCCGTCGAGGCGCGCATGGACAACAACGGCCAGTCGTGCAACGCGCCCAAGCGCTTCATCGTCATCGACGGCCTGTACGACGCCTTCGTGGAGAAGTTCACCGAGGCCATGCGCGCCCACACCATGGGCGACCCGTTCGCCGAGGACACGCTTCTCGGCCCGCTGTCGTCGACCCTCGCCGCCGAGCGCCTCGAGGCGCAGGTCGACAAGGCGGTCGAGCAGGGTGCGACCCTGGTCGCCGGCGGAAAGCGCGACGGCGCGTTCTACGAGCCGACCGTGCTCACGGGCGTCTCCAGCGACATGGACGTCTACCGCGAGGAGCTCTTCGGCCCCGCCGGCGTCGTATACAAGGTCCACAGCGAGGACGAGGCGGTCCACCTCGCCAACGACACCAGCTACGGGCTCGGCTCGTACGTCTACACGACCGACCCCGAGCAGGCCGAGCGCATCGCCGACAAGATCGACGCGGGCATGGTCTACGTCAACTGCGTGCTGGCCGACAGCCCCGAGCTGCCCTTCGGCGGCGTGAAGCGCTCCGGCACTTCGCGTGAGATGGGCCTGCTGGCGGCGGACGAGTTCGTCAACAAGAAGCTCATCCGCGTCGCGCCGTAACCCGATCGGGGCCCGCGCCGGTCACTCGGCCGCGCGGGCCTCGGCGAGGGCCTCGTCGGCCCATTCCCGCTGCTCGGGCGTTCCCCAGCGCTCGGCGGCGTCCTTGGCGCGCTCGAACGCGTCGATGGCTTCAGCGGCGCGACCGGCCTCCAGCAGCGCCCACCCGGCGTTGTTGTGCAGCGATACGCGCCAGCGGAGCGTGCGGGGATCGTCGACATCCTCGAGCACCTTCAGGGCCCGGGCCGTCCAGTCGGAAGCGTTCGCGGCGTCGGTGATCGCGAGCATGTGCAGCGCGTCGACCTCGAGGAAGGGCAGAGACGCGGATGCCGCCGCCTCGGCGGCCGCGGCGAACATCGGCACGGCCGCATCCGCCCGTCCCGACGAGGTGCGCACGCGCCCGAGCTCCAGGGCGATGCGCACGTCGACCGCCTCGGTGTGGGCGTGCAGCGAACCCAGGATCGTGTCGGCCTCGTCGAACCGCCCTTGCAGGCCCATCGCCCGCGCGACCTGCGTCAGCAGCTCGGCCCGGCATCCGGCATCCGTCTCGTCCTCTGCGGCGGCCCGGAGCCGCTGCTCCGAACCGGCCGGGTCCGCGAAATCCCACAGATCGTCGAGCTGCTCCTGCGCAACGTGCATGACACGCATATTAAGACTGGGCCCTAGGTCCTGGCGCGTGCGGCTCGAAAAGGGGGAGGATGTCGGTATGAACGAGACAACGGACGCCGTCGTTCCGCTCACCGACGAGGAATGCTGGGCCCGCCTGCAGACGCAGGAACTCGGCCGCCTCGTCACCCACGTGGGCGACGTGCTGGACATCTTCCCGGTGAACTACTTCGTCGATGAGGCGACGATCCTGTTCCGCACCGCGGAGGGCAGCAAGCTGTTCGAGATCTCGATCAACGACGAGGTGCTGTTCGAGGTCGACGACCACACCGACGCCGACGCGTGGAGTGTCGTCGTGCGCGGCCACGCGCACCGCCTCGAGCACACGGACGAGGTCGAGCGGGCCGATTCGCTCCCGCTGAAGCCGTGGATCCCCACCGTGAAGTACAACTACGTGCGCGTGGTCCCCACCCACCTGTCGGGCCGCGCGTTCGTGCGCGGCGACGAGCCCGACCGCTACGGCATCCAGCAGTACTGAGGCCCTCTCGGTTCGCGGCGGCCTGGGGCATGCCGTACACTGGACGGAGCAGTTCAAATCTGCATTCTTTCGCCGTGCCCGCCCGTCGGGACGCTTCCTTCTCAAAGGTCGAGGCAGAAGACTGCAGAGAATCCGGACCCGCGAGCGGGTCTTAGGGCGGTAGCTCAATTGGCAGAGCAGCGGTCTCCAAAACCGCAGGTTGCAGGTTCGATTCCTGTCCGCCCTGCGCGCCAGCGGAAGCTGGCACACGGAAGGTAATCAGGTGGCATCGATGGTTCAGGACGAGCCGACGGGTGACGTCGTCGCGAGCGGCGACAGCGCCCGCCGTGAGAAGAAACCCAACGTCTTCGCGCGGATCGCTCTGTTCATCCGTCAGGTCTTCGCAGAGCTCCGCAAGGTGGTCACGCCCACCCGTCAGGAGCTCGGCAAGTTCACCGCGGTGGTCCTCGGCTTCGTCGTCGTGATGATGGCGGTCGTGTACGGCCTGGACGTCCTGTTCGTCTGGATCATGTCGTACGTCTTCGGGGTACCCGGGGCGTAGCGCCCCTGATCTCGCCGGGAGCGTCACCGGACGCGCCGGCTCGAGAAACGGAAGAGAACGCAAGTGTCTGAAAAGTATGTCGACGACGCCGACTGGGCGACGGCCGCGGAGCAGTCCTCCGAGGACGACGAGGCCCAGGAGGGCAACGTCCTCGAGTCGCAGGAGCGGTCGGTCGAGGCCGCGGAGCACGTGGCGATCCACATCGAGGACCGCAATGAGGACGACGGCACCGACGAGGACACGGACGAGGTCGACGACCCGGAGGCAGACGCGATCGTGAACGACGCACTGAACATCGACGAGACCGCAGAGGTCGAGGCCGCAGCCGAGGTCCTCAACGACGCCGTCGCCGAGGAGGAGGCCGAGCGCGCCGCGCACGCCGCCGAAGAGGTCGCGCCGTACGACGGTCCCGACCTGGACGAAGACGAAGACGAGGACGAGCAGTCCGACGTCGACGAGGACCCGTACGAGGCGTTCCGCGCCGAGCTGCGCTCGCTCGAGGGCAAGTGGTACGTCATCCACTCCTACGCCGGCTTCGAGCGCAAGGTGAAGGCCAACATCGAGCAGCGCAAGTCCACGCTCGAGGTCGAAGAGGACATCTACCAGGTCGAGGTCCCCATGGAGGACGTCGTCGAGATCAAGAACGGTCAGCGCAAGATGGTCACGCGCGTCCGGATCCCCGGCTACGTGCTCGTGCGCATGGAGCTGAACGAGGACACCTGGTCGGTCGTGCGCCACACCCCGGGCGTCACCGGGTTCGTCGGCAACGCCCACAACCCGACCCCCCTCCGCTTCGAGGAGGCCTTCAACATGCTGAAGAGCCTCGTCGAGGTCAAGGAGGTCGCTCCGGCCAAGGGCGCAGCCGCCAAGGGTGCGCCGACCATGGCCCGCACCGTCCCCGCCGAGGTCGACTTCGAGATCGGCGAGACCATCACCATCAAGGAGGGCTCGTTCGCCGGCCTTCCCGGCTCGATCAGCGAGATCAAGCCCGAGAGCGGCAAGCTCACGGTCCTCGTCTCCCTGTTCGAGCGCGAGACCCCGGTCGAACTCAGCTTCGACCAGGTCACCAAGCTCTGACACAGACTTCCCGGGTATGTTCCCGGGGTGACCGCTGTCCGGAAATGCCGGATTCGCGGGAGAACGGATGCCCACGGCATCCGCTCGACGAAAGGAAAACACAATGGCACCGAAGAAGAAGGTGACCGGCCTGATCAAGCTCCAGATCAACGCCGGCGCCGCCAACCCGGCGCCGCCGATCGGCCCCGCGCTCGGTCAGCATGGCGTCAACATCATGGAGTTCTGCAAGGCGTACAACGCCGCGACCGAGTCGCAGCGCGGCAACGTCATCCCTGTGGAGATCACCGTCTACGAGGACCGCAGCTTCACCTTCATCCTGAAGACCCCGCCGGCAGCCGAGCTGATCAAGAAGGCCGCGGGCGTCCAGAAGGGCTCGTCCACCCCGCACACGACCAAGGTGGGCAAGCTCACCAAGGAGCAGGTGCGTCAGATCGCCGAGGCCAAGCAGCCCGACCTGAACGCGAACGACATCGAGGCCGCCTCGAAGATCATCGCCGGCACCGCCCGTTCCATGGGCATCACGGTCGAGGACTGAGGGGGAGAATAACCATGGCTACGAAGTCCAAGGCCTACCAGGCCGCCGCCGCCAAGATCGCGGCTGACAAGTTCTACACCCCGACCGAGGCCGTCGCCCTCGCGAAGGAGACCGGTTCGGCGAAGTTCGACGCGACCGTCGAGGTCGCGCTGAAGCTCTCGGTCGACCCCCGCAAGGCGGACCAGATGGTGCGCGGCACCGTCATCCTCCCGCACGGCACCGGCAAGACCGCCCGCGTCATCGTCTTCGCGACGGGTGCTGCGGCCGAGGCCGCTGTCGCCGCGGGCGCCGACGAGGTCGGTGGCCCGGAGCTCATCGCGAAGGTCGCCGACGGCTGGACCGACTTCGACGCGGCCGTCGCCACGCCGGAGCTCATGGGCCAGGTCGGCCGTCTCGGAAAGGTCCTCGGTCCCCGAGGCCTCATGCCGAACCCGAAGACCGGCACCGTGACCCCCAACCCGGCGAAGGCCGTGGAGGAGATCAAGGGCGGCAAGATCGAGTTCCGCGTCGACAAGCACGCCAACGTGCACTTCGTCGTCGGCAAGGCCTCGTTCACCGCCGAGCAGCTCGACGAGAACCTCAAGGCCGCGCTCGACGAGATCGTGCGTCTGAAGCCCTCGAGCTCGAAGGGCCGCTACATCCAGAAGGGCGCCGTGTCGACCACGTTCGGCCCCGGCATCCCGCTGGACGTCAACGTCATCGCCTGACGCGCTTCGCGTTCTCGGAAGCCCCTGTCCTCTTCGGAGGGCGGGGGCTTCCGCCGTCTCGGCCCCACGGCGCGCGCTGCCGTCCCGACGCTCAGGCGGTCTCGAGCACCTGGAACACACCGCCGCCCGAGGGCTCGACGTCGGTGACGGATGCCGCGGTCACGCGGGATCCGGGCGGGCCCTCGGCCATCCACGCCAGCACCGTGTCGACCTGGGCATCGGTGCCCTCGACCTCGGCCTCGACGGAGCCGTCGTGCCGGTTGCGCACCCAGCCGGTGACCCCCGCCTCGCGCGCGATGAGTCGCATGGTGTACCGGTAGCCGACTCCCTGCAC from Microbacter sp. GSS18 harbors:
- a CDS encoding pyridoxamine 5'-phosphate oxidase family protein, which encodes MNETTDAVVPLTDEECWARLQTQELGRLVTHVGDVLDIFPVNYFVDEATILFRTAEGSKLFEISINDEVLFEVDDHTDADAWSVVVRGHAHRLEHTDEVERADSLPLKPWIPTVKYNYVRVVPTHLSGRAFVRGDEPDRYGIQQY
- the nusG gene encoding transcription termination/antitermination protein NusG; this encodes MSEKYVDDADWATAAEQSSEDDEAQEGNVLESQERSVEAAEHVAIHIEDRNEDDGTDEDTDEVDDPEADAIVNDALNIDETAEVEAAAEVLNDAVAEEEAERAAHAAEEVAPYDGPDLDEDEDEDEQSDVDEDPYEAFRAELRSLEGKWYVIHSYAGFERKVKANIEQRKSTLEVEEDIYQVEVPMEDVVEIKNGQRKMVTRVRIPGYVLVRMELNEDTWSVVRHTPGVTGFVGNAHNPTPLRFEEAFNMLKSLVEVKEVAPAKGAAAKGAPTMARTVPAEVDFEIGETITIKEGSFAGLPGSISEIKPESGKLTVLVSLFERETPVELSFDQVTKL
- the secE gene encoding preprotein translocase subunit SecE, translated to MVQDEPTGDVVASGDSARREKKPNVFARIALFIRQVFAELRKVVTPTRQELGKFTAVVLGFVVVMMAVVYGLDVLFVWIMSYVFGVPGA
- a CDS encoding acylphosphatase codes for the protein MRRVRVVVQGMVQGVGYRYTMRLIAREAGVTGWVRNRHDGSVEAEVEGTDAQVDTVLAWMAEGPPGSRVTAASVTDVEPSGGGVFQVLETA
- the rplA gene encoding 50S ribosomal protein L1: MATKSKAYQAAAAKIAADKFYTPTEAVALAKETGSAKFDATVEVALKLSVDPRKADQMVRGTVILPHGTGKTARVIVFATGAAAEAAVAAGADEVGGPELIAKVADGWTDFDAAVATPELMGQVGRLGKVLGPRGLMPNPKTGTVTPNPAKAVEEIKGGKIEFRVDKHANVHFVVGKASFTAEQLDENLKAALDEIVRLKPSSSKGRYIQKGAVSTTFGPGIPLDVNVIA
- a CDS encoding NAD-dependent succinate-semialdehyde dehydrogenase; the protein is MTDYAVVNPATGETLATYPTITDEGLQAAIARSDAAYRSWRDVPVAERAAKIRRVAELHRERKDELAAIIVREMGKPLSHAEGEVDFAADITEFYADNAEKITGDQPLDILGEGTAVVRRSPLGVLLGIMPWNFPYYQVARFAAPNIVVGNTILLKHAPQCPESAAALEDMYREAGLEDVYINIYATNDQAATVVADPRVQGVSVTGSERAGSAVAALAGANLKKVALELGGSDPFIVLSTDDLDTVVANAVEARMDNNGQSCNAPKRFIVIDGLYDAFVEKFTEAMRAHTMGDPFAEDTLLGPLSSTLAAERLEAQVDKAVEQGATLVAGGKRDGAFYEPTVLTGVSSDMDVYREELFGPAGVVYKVHSEDEAVHLANDTSYGLGSYVYTTDPEQAERIADKIDAGMVYVNCVLADSPELPFGGVKRSGTSREMGLLAADEFVNKKLIRVAP
- a CDS encoding FAD-dependent oxidoreductase — protein: MQTPAVPNGDVSWWWRDLGGVPAPRAPLAGDLDTDVAIVGAGYTGLWTAYYLKTLQPDLRVTVLEQRFAGFGASGRNGGWLTNTVTGGRERYAAAHGRDAANAQQHALNNAVDEVIAVAAREGIDADIAKGGEFEIARTPAGLARLRATARDEQTWAHTDVQLLDAGSAAARIGVDGVLGGIWHPHCARVHPAKLARGLAAVVERLGVTIHEGTRVTEIAPGRATTEHGSVTASHVIRATEGFTADLRGEHRTWLPMNSSMIVTEPLPASFWDAVGWEGRETLGDFAHVYMYAQRTADDRIAFGGRGVPYRYGSHVDTDGSTQKRTITSLTRLLRDFFPRAADTPIAHAWAGVLGVPRDWAATVGHDRATGLGWAGGYVGTGVTATNLAGRTLADLVLGRDTDLVHLPWVGQRAKKWEIEPLRWIAVNAIYAAYGVADRIESARSSARTAWPASVADRIADR
- a CDS encoding PucR family transcriptional regulator; this encodes MAVDADAPTLRALLTRADLHLRLEGDADAAALDRPVRWVHSSDLEDPTPFLSEGLVLLTTGTQFPRSGDDAEPYRAYVRRLADRDIAGLGFGTEVARTGIPPALAAACAEAGLVLFEVPYRTPFIAVARANAEAIAAEAFARRNWALAAQRAISLAALRPDGLGATLSELSRQLDAWVGLFDAAGELSRQHPIAGLDEAAADAVHREVRAVLRRGVRAGSAIQIGGRPFTLQTLGRGGRLRGVIAIASGELDREERGVVTAVIAMAGLALEQQQGLSRAWGALRAGLVQSLLAGDASLAARIARDVWGPLPPEPVSVALTEARGAHHDGLAELLELRADEAHGALFFGRADDGLAIAVPPSSRGVLDEVADRFGIRMGVSDPAAYEEFAAAVDQARIARDRGTEAVTVFADVAATGVLSALPESARALAQAELRPLTDHDHDSGSQLTDTLAAWLDHDCSHEATARALGVHRHTVRTRLGLVERLLGRDLSSFAARAELWAALRALG
- a CDS encoding helix-turn-helix domain-containing protein, which produces MTMSPAHEHLADVPDDEDVDSLTIGRRIRQLRTDRGMTLEDLAAAVGRAPSQLSMIENGRREAKITLLQAIARAIGTSLDALLESQPLDERATLEIQLERAMKGQTFQALGIEPFRIAKSVPTDALKAMLALHGEIDRLHDERAATPEEARRANLSLRKLMTKENNYFADLEIQARELLAAVGHSGGPLTQRTASDIAAHLGFTIHYVPDVPLTTRSVLDLKNGRLYLSSSMTSKRDARAAVLQSLASRILGHSEPTSYADFLRQRVEINYLTGALLIPEDDVVPMLREAKSRRALSIEDLRDAYSASYESAAHRFTNLATVHLDLPVHFLKVHESGTITKAYENDDVNFPTDRFGSIEGQMCCRKWTSRVVFDIPDRFNPYFQYTDTGNGTYWCTARVEPSSEGFHSVSVGVRFDDTKWFIGRETTNRGVSRHSVEVCCRRAPAELESQWRENSWPNVRTPRTLLATLPTGAFPGVDTTDVYEFLDSHAPQA
- the gabT gene encoding 4-aminobutyrate--2-oxoglutarate transaminase, which encodes MTTVDTSITVPVGGPSLPQERRLVTAIPGPRSQELLERKSAAVPAGVGHTAPIAAVAAGGGVVVDADGNSLIDLGSGIAVTSVGNADPKIVAAVQAQVAQFTHTCFMVSPYESYVAVAEALNRITPGDFAKKTALFNSGAEAVENAVKIARKHTGRQAVVAFDHGYHGRTNLTMALTAKSMPYKSGFGPFAPEVHRVPTSYPYRDGLSGPEAAERAISLIEKQVGADNLAAMIIEPIQGEGGFIVPADGFLPALVEWCRANGVVFIADEVQTGFARTGAMFASELFGIEPDLITTAKGIAGGLPLAAVTGRAEIMDASHTGGLGGTYGGNPIACAAALAAIDAFEHDGLIERAQHIGARLTARLEDMKASDPRIGDVRGRGAMVAAEFVDPATGKPDAALTAAVAKACIAQGVIILTCGTYGNVIRFLPPLSISDELLDEALDVLMAALAAS
- the rplK gene encoding 50S ribosomal protein L11, whose protein sequence is MAPKKKVTGLIKLQINAGAANPAPPIGPALGQHGVNIMEFCKAYNAATESQRGNVIPVEITVYEDRSFTFILKTPPAAELIKKAAGVQKGSSTPHTTKVGKLTKEQVRQIAEAKQPDLNANDIEAASKIIAGTARSMGITVED